A genomic region of Methanofollis fontis contains the following coding sequences:
- a CDS encoding pantoate kinase, which produces MVRTAVAFSPGHISGYFRKIAGESPALTGSIGAGIVIDEGVLATASAAERREVVVREVDAGGRVRSESQGSPPLEYAMERLNVRAHVETACRLPIGAGFGLSAAALLASITAIDALLELGLSRAEIAAVAHEAEVVHSTGLGDVSACQGGGIACRETPGPGGRITRIPSDQEIWAVSFGPLPTPDVIGSAEHLERVAAAFPTGCPTDLEGFFSRSRAFAEASGLVTADVRSALEACDAGGVLASMTMLGRGVFATGDGAREVLAPFTEPIRLNVAESGFHLLEVRG; this is translated from the coding sequence ATGGTCCGCACTGCTGTAGCCTTCTCCCCCGGACATATATCCGGATATTTCAGGAAGATCGCAGGAGAGTCGCCGGCACTGACCGGGAGCATCGGCGCCGGCATCGTCATCGACGAGGGGGTGCTGGCAACGGCATCAGCGGCAGAACGGCGTGAGGTCGTCGTGAGAGAGGTGGACGCCGGGGGGCGGGTCCGCTCCGAATCACAGGGATCGCCGCCGCTGGAGTACGCCATGGAGCGTCTCAACGTGCGGGCGCATGTGGAGACCGCCTGCCGCCTGCCGATCGGCGCCGGTTTCGGTCTGTCCGCTGCGGCCCTTCTGGCATCGATCACCGCCATCGACGCACTCCTCGAACTCGGGCTTTCCAGGGCGGAGATTGCCGCCGTGGCCCATGAGGCCGAGGTGGTGCACAGCACCGGACTCGGGGATGTTTCCGCCTGCCAGGGCGGCGGGATCGCCTGCCGGGAGACGCCGGGTCCCGGAGGACGGATCACCCGCATCCCCTCAGACCAGGAGATCTGGGCAGTCTCGTTCGGCCCCCTGCCGACGCCGGACGTGATCGGATCGGCGGAGCACCTCGAGCGGGTGGCGGCGGCCTTCCCGACAGGGTGCCCGACCGACCTCGAGGGCTTTTTTTCCCGTTCCCGCGCATTTGCCGAGGCGAGCGGGCTTGTCACCGCCGACGTGCGCTCGGCCCTCGAGGCCTGCGACGCCGGCGGCGTGCTGGCAAGCATGACAATGCTCGGGCGGGGCGTGTTTGCCACCGGCGATGGGGCGCGGGAGGTCCTCGCACCCTTCACCGAACCAATCCGGCTGAACGTGGCAGAGAGTGGTTTTCATCTGCTGGAGGTGCGGGGATGA